In Dryobates pubescens isolate bDryPub1 chromosome 15, bDryPub1.pri, whole genome shotgun sequence, the following proteins share a genomic window:
- the PDE6H gene encoding retinal cone rhodopsin-sensitive cGMP 3',5'-cyclic phosphodiesterase subunit gamma, whose translation MSENPPANLNAGETPAAGPTTPRKGPPKFKQRQTRQFKSKPPKKGVKGFGDDIPGMEGLGTDITVICPWEAFSHLELHELAQFGII comes from the exons ATGAGCGAGAACCCACCTGCCAACCTCAATGCCGGAGaaactcctgcagctgggcccaCCACACCACGCAAGGGGCCTCCCAAGTTCAAGCAGAGACAGACAAGGCAGTTCAAGAGCAAGCCCCCTAAAAAAGGAGTAAAAGG GTTTGGAGATGACATCCCAGGCATGGAGGGACTGGGCACAG ATATCACAGTGATTTGCCCATGGGAAGCTTTCAGCCATCTGGAACTGCACGAGCTGGCCCAGTTCGGGATCATCTAA